The following proteins come from a genomic window of Bacteroidota bacterium:
- the thrS gene encoding threonine--tRNA ligase, giving the protein MITITFPDGNTKQYEAGVSALDVAKSISEGLARNVLAAKVTPLSQGRGDGGEGIWDATRPITFDAKILFLTWKDEEGKSTMWHSSAHLMAEALEVFYPGVKFGIGPPVEGGFYYDVDLGDKTISSEDFKKIEDKILELARQKNPYVRKEVSKKDALEYFKKKGDEYKLELINELQDGQITFYQQGNFVDLCRGPHIPNTGFIKAVKLMNIAGAYWRGDESKKQLTRIYGITFPAQKELEEHLKMLEEAKKRDHRKLGKELKIFTFDDDVGPGLPLWLPNGAVIIEQLETLAKNAEEKGGYKRVRTPHIAKESLYLTSGHLPYYAESMFPPMDMDGEKYYLKAMNCPHHHKIFAALNSSYKDLPLRLAEYGTVYRYEQSGELFGLMRVRSMQMNDAHIYCTKEQFAQEFIAVNEMYLKYFKIFGIEKYVMRFSTHSPEKLGKKYVNEPELWLQTEDMVRKVLIDSKIPYKEVPDEGAFYGPKIDVQIFSTIGREFTLATNQVDFAQPKRFGLSYINSQNQNETPICIHRAPLGTHERFIGFLTEHYAGNFPVWLAPEQVAILPISDKFNGYAKNILDLLKKYYIRASFDDRSEKIGKKIRDAEMMKVPYMMIIGEKEIDSGSVSVRKHGQGDLGMQNAEEFAQKLKEEVDRIIQFEV; this is encoded by the coding sequence CCTCTCCCAAGGGAGAGGGGACGGGGGTGAGGGCATCTGGGATGCCACTCGTCCTATAACTTTTGATGCAAAAATTCTTTTCCTCACCTGGAAAGATGAAGAAGGAAAATCCACAATGTGGCATTCCTCTGCACACCTCATGGCAGAAGCGCTGGAAGTGTTTTATCCCGGAGTGAAGTTCGGTATCGGTCCGCCTGTGGAAGGTGGTTTTTATTATGATGTTGACCTCGGTGACAAAACAATTTCATCGGAAGATTTTAAAAAGATAGAAGATAAAATACTGGAACTCGCCCGTCAGAAAAATCCGTATGTGCGAAAAGAAGTTTCTAAAAAAGATGCACTCGAGTATTTCAAAAAGAAAGGAGACGAATACAAACTCGAACTCATCAATGAACTGCAGGACGGTCAAATCACTTTTTATCAGCAAGGAAATTTTGTTGACCTCTGCCGCGGTCCGCACATACCCAACACAGGTTTCATTAAGGCGGTGAAGCTGATGAACATCGCTGGCGCATACTGGCGAGGTGATGAAAGCAAAAAACAATTGACCCGCATCTACGGAATCACTTTCCCTGCTCAGAAAGAACTGGAAGAGCATTTGAAGATGCTTGAAGAAGCCAAGAAGCGCGACCACCGCAAACTCGGAAAAGAACTAAAGATTTTTACGTTCGATGACGATGTGGGTCCCGGTCTTCCGCTGTGGTTACCGAACGGGGCTGTGATAATCGAACAACTGGAAACTCTGGCGAAGAATGCAGAAGAGAAAGGGGGCTACAAGCGGGTTCGCACTCCGCATATCGCAAAAGAATCTTTGTACCTCACCAGCGGACATCTCCCCTATTATGCCGAGAGCATGTTTCCGCCAATGGATATGGACGGGGAAAAATATTATCTCAAGGCAATGAACTGTCCGCATCATCACAAGATTTTTGCAGCGCTTAATTCAAGTTACAAAGACCTTCCGCTTCGTCTCGCTGAATACGGTACTGTTTATCGCTACGAACAATCAGGAGAACTTTTCGGATTGATGCGTGTACGCTCCATGCAGATGAACGATGCGCACATCTATTGCACCAAAGAGCAGTTTGCCCAGGAGTTCATTGCCGTAAATGAAATGTATCTGAAATATTTTAAAATATTCGGAATAGAAAAATACGTGATGCGTTTCTCCACTCACTCTCCTGAAAAACTCGGAAAGAAATATGTGAACGAACCTGAATTATGGCTTCAGACAGAAGACATGGTGAGAAAAGTATTGATTGATTCCAAAATCCCCTATAAGGAAGTTCCTGACGAAGGCGCTTTTTACGGACCAAAAATTGACGTTCAGATATTTAGTACTATCGGAAGAGAATTCACTCTTGCCACCAATCAGGTTGATTTCGCTCAGCCGAAACGTTTCGGGCTATCTTATATAAATTCTCAAAACCAGAACGAAACACCCATCTGTATTCATCGCGCACCGCTCGGCACTCACGAACGTTTTATTGGCTTTCTGACGGAACATTACGCGGGTAATTTTCCTGTGTGGTTAGCACCCGAACAAGTTGCTATTCTCCCTATAAGCGACAAGTTCAACGGGTATGCAAAAAATATCCTCGATTTACTTAAAAAGTATTACATTCGCGCCTCTTTTGACGACCGTAGCGAAAAAATTGGAAAGAAGATACGCGATGCAGAGATGATGAAGGTTCCTTACATGATGATTATCGGAGAAAAGGAAATTGATTCCGGCTCCGTTTCAGTAAGAAAACATGGACAGGGAGATTTAGGAATGCAAAATGCCGAAGAGTTCGCGCAGAAGTTGAAAGAGGAAGTTGACAGAATAATTCAATTTGAAGTATAA
- a CDS encoding translation initiation factor IF-3: MAAPFYRPRPFQPRGGRFQKREDLHKINGRITHPQVRVVGEGIEARVVSIEEALRIAADAGVDLVEISSEATPPVCKVIDYKKFLYELKRKEKEKRANTTKVVVKEIRFTPHTDEHDFTFKKNHAHKFLEDGSKVRAYVFFKGRTIMFKDQGRAMLMRFAQELEEVGKIEQMPVQDGKKMIILIGPGKKK; the protein is encoded by the coding sequence ATCGCAGCACCATTTTACAGACCAAGACCCTTTCAGCCAAGAGGCGGAAGATTTCAGAAACGGGAAGACCTGCACAAGATAAACGGGAGGATCACGCATCCTCAAGTCAGAGTAGTCGGAGAAGGAATAGAAGCAAGAGTTGTTTCAATTGAAGAAGCACTCCGAATAGCAGCAGACGCGGGAGTTGATTTAGTGGAAATTTCATCAGAAGCAACTCCGCCTGTTTGCAAAGTGATTGACTATAAAAAGTTCTTATACGAGCTAAAGAGAAAAGAGAAGGAGAAAAGAGCGAATACCACGAAAGTGGTGGTAAAGGAAATCCGCTTTACTCCGCATACGGATGAGCATGATTTTACATTCAAGAAAAATCACGCACATAAGTTTCTTGAAGACGGTTCAAAAGTAAGAGCCTATGTGTTCTTCAAAGGAAGAACCATCATGTTCAAAGACCAGGGAAGAGCGATGCTGATGCGTTTCGCCCAGGAACTTGAAGAGGTAGGAAAGATTGAACAAATGCCGGTTCAGGATGGAAAGAAAATGATAATTTTAATCGGACCAGGAAAAAAGAAATAA
- the rpmI gene encoding 50S ribosomal protein L35: MPKMKTNSSAKKRFRVTASGKIKRKHAYKSHILTKKSKKRKRHLSHAALVHKSNLPRVRAMLCI; the protein is encoded by the coding sequence ATGCCAAAAATGAAAACCAACTCCAGTGCCAAGAAGAGATTCAGAGTCACTGCATCTGGAAAAATAAAAAGGAAGCACGCTTACAAAAGCCACATCCTTACCAAGAAATCAAAAAAGCGAAAGCGCCATCTTTCTCACGCAGCATTGGTTCACAAATCCAATCTGCCAAGAGTAAGAGCTATGCTTTGTATATAA
- the rplT gene encoding 50S ribosomal protein L20, translating to MPRSVNSVASRARRKKILKRTRGYWGKRKNVWTIAKNVYEKGQTYAYRGRKDKKIVYRGIWIQRINAAVRPLGLSYSEFIAKATKKNLGLNRKVLADLALNHPDAFNAVVAAVK from the coding sequence ATGCCACGTTCAGTCAACAGTGTAGCGTCCAGAGCACGCAGAAAAAAAATCCTCAAGCGCACACGCGGCTATTGGGGGAAAAGGAAAAACGTTTGGACCATTGCAAAAAACGTTTATGAAAAAGGTCAGACCTACGCGTATCGCGGAAGAAAGGATAAAAAAATTGTGTATCGCGGAATCTGGATTCAGCGCATCAATGCGGCAGTTCGTCCGCTTGGTCTTTCGTATTCAGAATTCATAGCTAAAGCCACCAAGAAGAACCTCGGACTGAACCGAAAAGTTCTGGCTGATTTGGCTTTGAATCATCCAGATGCATTTAACGCTGTTGTTGCTGCTGTAAAATAA
- a CDS encoding threonylcarbamoyl-AMP synthase, translating into MLLKVDSNNPEESKIRYIAECLNDNGVIIYPTDTVYGIGCNIRSPKAIEKICRIKGIKVEKANFSFIFYDLSHLSDFTKQIDTPTYKIMRKALPGPFTFILHAGSEIPKIFRSRKKTIGIRVPDNEICRSIVKELESPLMNSSLHNEEDEISEYLNDPEEIHNKYHKLVDIVVDGGFGNLIASTVVDCSTGGTNIIRQGLGIIEGY; encoded by the coding sequence ATGCTTCTAAAAGTAGATTCAAATAATCCGGAAGAAAGCAAAATCAGGTACATCGCTGAATGCCTGAATGATAATGGCGTAATCATTTATCCTACTGATACAGTTTACGGCATCGGTTGCAACATACGCAGTCCGAAAGCGATTGAAAAGATTTGCCGTATTAAAGGAATCAAAGTGGAGAAAGCAAATTTCTCATTCATCTTTTACGATCTGAGCCATCTTTCAGATTTTACCAAGCAGATAGACACGCCTACTTACAAAATCATGCGCAAGGCATTGCCAGGTCCGTTCACTTTTATTCTTCATGCAGGAAGTGAGATTCCGAAAATATTCCGGAGCAGAAAAAAAACGATTGGCATACGTGTTCCTGATAACGAAATCTGCAGAAGTATTGTTAAAGAGCTCGAAAGTCCTTTAATGAATTCTTCTCTTCATAATGAAGAAGATGAAATATCAGAATACCTCAATGACCCTGAAGAGATTCACAATAAATATCACAAACTGGTTGACATTGTAGTTGACGGAGGATTCGGAAATCTTATTGCATCAACCGTGGTGGATTGTTCCACCGGGGGAACAAATATTATCAGGCAGGGATTGGGAATTATTGAAGGCTACTGA
- a CDS encoding NAD(P)H-hydrate dehydratase, whose protein sequence is MKIISSEEMRKADAYTIEHEPIKSINLMERAAAACVKWLASSSILKGEKRQVSIFCGLGNNGGDGLAIARLLAKKKFKVEVFIIRYSDNCSEDFLINEKRLEKVKAVKVHNITSAEQIHSSFVIRQSSLIIDAIFGSGLNKSVTGLAAEAIIFINKSNCPVISIDIPSGLFSEKNSSDEKTVIVHANHTLTFQVPKLAFIFPENEKYFGDFSILNIGLDEEFIASLSSKNYFLTEEYVRFILKPRNKFSHKGTFGHALIVAGSYGKMGACVLASRACLSAGVGLVTVHIPKCGYEILQTTNPEVMVETDSSEKFISDAISLNKYNAAGIGPGIGTESETQNALKVLIQNSTFPLVLDADALNILSENKTWISFLPKNSILTPHPGEFKRLAGDTDNDYERFQLQKEFSIKHNVYVVLKGAHTCITCPDGEVYFNSTGNPGMATAGSGDVLTGIITGLLAQGYDSKQASVLGVYLHGLAGDLAAEHLCEEGLIARNIIEFMGEAFKKLRS, encoded by the coding sequence ATGAAAATTATTTCTTCAGAAGAAATGCGCAAAGCCGATGCTTACACGATTGAGCACGAACCGATAAAATCCATCAACCTGATGGAACGGGCAGCAGCTGCCTGTGTGAAGTGGCTTGCTTCCTCTTCAATCCTGAAGGGAGAGAAAAGGCAGGTAAGTATTTTCTGCGGACTTGGAAATAACGGAGGTGACGGATTGGCAATTGCGCGATTACTCGCTAAGAAGAAGTTTAAGGTTGAGGTTTTTATTATTCGCTATTCTGATAATTGTTCGGAAGATTTTCTAATTAATGAAAAACGTTTGGAAAAAGTAAAGGCAGTAAAGGTTCATAATATTACTTCAGCAGAACAGATTCATTCGTCATTTGTTATTCGTCAATCATCATTAATAATAGACGCTATTTTCGGTTCCGGATTAAACAAATCCGTTACAGGATTGGCTGCTGAAGCAATTATCTTTATTAATAAATCCAACTGTCCTGTCATTTCGATTGATATACCTTCAGGATTATTTTCTGAAAAGAATTCTTCTGACGAAAAGACCGTTATTGTTCACGCCAATCACACGCTGACATTTCAAGTACCGAAACTTGCTTTTATATTTCCTGAGAATGAAAAGTACTTTGGAGATTTCTCTATTCTGAATATAGGTCTTGATGAAGAGTTCATTGCATCACTGTCTTCAAAAAATTATTTTCTAACAGAAGAGTATGTGCGATTTATTTTAAAGCCGAGAAATAAATTTTCCCATAAAGGGACTTTCGGTCATGCGCTGATCGTTGCCGGAAGTTACGGAAAGATGGGAGCATGTGTTCTTGCAAGCCGCGCTTGTCTTTCAGCTGGTGTGGGATTAGTGACCGTTCACATTCCTAAATGCGGCTACGAAATTCTCCAAACGACAAATCCAGAGGTGATGGTTGAAACAGATTCTTCTGAAAAATTCATTTCTGATGCTATTTCTTTGAATAAATACAATGCAGCAGGAATTGGTCCAGGAATCGGAACAGAAAGTGAAACTCAGAATGCGCTGAAAGTACTTATTCAGAATTCAACATTCCCATTAGTTCTTGATGCGGATGCGCTCAACATTCTTTCTGAAAATAAAACATGGATTTCTTTTCTGCCGAAAAATTCTATTCTTACCCCTCATCCCGGAGAATTCAAAAGATTGGCGGGCGATACGGATAATGACTATGAACGTTTCCAACTTCAAAAAGAATTTTCAATAAAGCATAATGTTTATGTTGTTTTGAAGGGTGCTCATACCTGTATTACGTGTCCTGATGGCGAAGTTTATTTTAATTCAACAGGAAATCCCGGTATGGCAACTGCTGGCAGCGGAGATGTTCTCACGGGAATTATTACCGGATTACTTGCGCAAGGATATGATTCAAAGCAGGCGAGCGTTCTTGGAGTTTATCTGCACGGACTTGCAGGTGATTTAGCCGCAGAGCATCTGTGTGAAGAAGGTCTGATTGCAAGAAACATTATTGAATTTATGGGAGAAGCGTTTAAAAAACTTCGTTCGTAG
- a CDS encoding DUF2752 domain-containing protein, with protein sequence MENHQLPCFFKSAFGIECPGCGTQRAFVFLLKGEFAHSFHAYPPLILFLSLIIFLSMHLAFKFRNGGIYLKYLFLFTVSAVLINFIYRLIVYR encoded by the coding sequence CTGGAAAATCACCAGTTACCTTGTTTCTTTAAATCAGCTTTTGGAATAGAATGCCCCGGCTGCGGTACGCAGAGGGCATTTGTTTTTTTATTGAAGGGAGAATTTGCACATTCGTTTCATGCCTATCCTCCGTTGATATTGTTTCTTTCGTTGATCATTTTTCTTTCTATGCATCTTGCATTCAAATTCAGAAATGGCGGTATCTATTTGAAATATCTTTTTCTTTTCACCGTATCGGCAGTATTGATTAACTTTATCTATCGTTTAATTGTTTATAGATGA
- a CDS encoding dephospho-CoA kinase, translating to MKVIGITGGIGSGKTTVCKIFELFGVPVFYADVEAKKLYDDTKIKSKVIKLFGNKILAKDQTIDKRKLAAIVFNDKPSLEKLNALIHPLVRKKFLDWKKKHKGVKYVIKEAAIMIESGANKELDYLISVSSPKSLRLNRIILRDKVEKLEVEKRIKEQIPDREREKYSDTIIINDSKHSLIEQVLKIHQHLS from the coding sequence ATGAAAGTGATTGGTATCACTGGCGGAATCGGAAGCGGAAAGACAACAGTCTGCAAGATATTTGAGTTGTTTGGAGTGCCTGTTTTTTACGCGGATGTTGAAGCTAAAAAACTTTATGATGATACAAAGATTAAATCAAAAGTTATAAAACTATTCGGCAATAAAATTCTTGCAAAAGATCAGACCATTGATAAAAGGAAGCTTGCGGCAATCGTATTCAATGATAAGCCTTCTCTGGAAAAGTTAAATGCGCTGATTCATCCTCTTGTCAGGAAAAAATTTCTTGACTGGAAAAAGAAACATAAAGGTGTAAAATACGTGATAAAAGAAGCAGCAATAATGATTGAGAGCGGTGCCAATAAAGAACTTGATTATCTTATTTCTGTAAGCTCTCCTAAATCACTGAGATTAAATAGAATAATACTAAGAGATAAGGTAGAGAAGTTGGAAGTAGAAAAGCGGATTAAAGAGCAGATTCCTGACAGAGAAAGAGAAAAATATTCTGACACAATAATCATCAATGACAGCAAGCATTCGTTGATTGAACAAGTGTTGAAAATTCATCAGCATTTATCATAA